One Corynebacterium uterequi DNA segment encodes these proteins:
- a CDS encoding DUF2786 domain-containing protein — protein MSTTSAHDIASKVAKLLAKAADTDGTPESEVYYAKAFDLMARYGIDEASLSEGDRSDMIQVRIDFRGAYTDMQRELLASLVHGLRCAYVYHSAYRSNRVESATVYGQRRNVERVHMLLGVLSPTMLALALDHHGDPSMGISTVSARRSFMLGFSRGIYRRIHAAEHNVAEQTLGSGAELALLDESDQAAEFMRRLLEEEGIVTRIARPSRRTLSAEAYYDGESAAEGADIGQSRIRGTRALNAAG, from the coding sequence TTGTCCACCACCTCAGCTCATGACATTGCATCGAAAGTAGCCAAGCTGCTTGCGAAGGCCGCAGACACCGACGGCACCCCCGAATCCGAGGTTTACTATGCCAAGGCCTTCGATCTGATGGCCCGCTACGGCATAGACGAGGCCTCGCTATCCGAGGGAGACCGGTCAGACATGATCCAGGTGCGCATCGATTTTCGCGGCGCCTATACCGACATGCAGCGCGAGCTGTTGGCGTCGTTGGTTCATGGGTTGCGGTGCGCGTACGTGTATCACAGCGCCTACCGTTCCAACAGGGTGGAAAGCGCCACGGTGTACGGCCAACGACGCAACGTCGAACGTGTGCACATGCTGCTGGGGGTACTCAGCCCGACGATGCTTGCCCTGGCCTTAGACCACCACGGGGACCCCTCCATGGGGATTTCCACGGTATCCGCCCGGCGTTCGTTCATGCTCGGCTTCAGCCGTGGAATCTACCGCCGCATTCACGCCGCAGAGCACAACGTCGCCGAACAGACTCTCGGCTCCGGCGCAGAACTCGCCCTGCTCGACGAGAGCGACCAGGCAGCCGAGTTCATGCGACGCCTGCTGGAGGAGGAGGGCATCGTCACCCGAATCGCGCGGCCCTCGCGTCGTACCTTGTCGGCCGAAGCATATTACGACGGGGAATCCGCCGCAGAGGGTGCTGATATCGGCCAGAGCAGGATCCGCGGGACTCGGGCGCTCAACGCCGCGGGTTAG
- the uvrB gene encoding excinuclease ABC subunit UvrB: protein MAFPAEHPVIPHSDFRPVGEVERSADAFEVVSEFQPSGDQPKAIAELAERLSRGEEDVVLLGATGTGKSATAAWLIEKMQRPTLVMAPNKTLAAQLANELRSLLPNNAVEYFVSYYDYYQPEAYIAQTDTYIEKDSSINEDVERLRHSATSALLSRRDVVVVSSVSCIYGLGTPQSYLDRSVVLRIDEEIDRDRFLRLLVDIQYERNDYAFKRGTFRVKGDTVDIIPAYEEVAVRIEFFGDDIDALYYIHPLTGEVIRQVDELRIFPATHYVASEERMAKAIEAIKEELAERLEDLENRGKLLEAQRLRMRTEYDIEMIEQVGFCSGIENYSRHMDGREAGSAPATLIDYFPEDFLTIIDESHVTVPQVGGMFEGDMSRKRNLVEHGFRLPSALDNRPLTFEEFEQRVGQTVYMSATPGDYELAAAGGEFVEQVIRPTGLVDPKVDVRPTKGQIDDLIDEIRTRTDRNERVLVTTLTKRMAEDLTDYLLEHGVRVRYLHSDIDTLQRVELLRQLRLGEYDVLVGINLLREGLDLPEVSLVAILDADKEGFLRSTKSLIQTIGRAARNVSGEVIMYADKVTESMQYAIEETERRREKQLAYNKEHGIDPQPLRKKIADILDQVYDTTDDGPASTRAKGDVAVVEKRDTSSMAADELEGLIADLTAQMRAAAQELKFELAGRLRDEIIAVKKELRGVKEAGI from the coding sequence ATGGCATTCCCGGCTGAACACCCCGTCATCCCGCACTCTGACTTTCGTCCCGTTGGCGAGGTGGAGCGAAGCGCCGACGCCTTCGAGGTCGTCAGCGAGTTCCAGCCGTCAGGCGATCAACCCAAGGCCATCGCGGAGCTGGCGGAGCGGTTGAGTCGTGGTGAAGAGGATGTTGTGTTGCTCGGCGCTACCGGTACCGGTAAGTCGGCGACGGCGGCGTGGCTCATCGAGAAGATGCAGCGGCCCACGCTAGTCATGGCGCCGAATAAGACGTTGGCGGCTCAGTTGGCGAACGAGTTGCGCTCGTTGCTACCGAATAACGCGGTCGAGTACTTCGTGAGCTATTACGACTACTACCAGCCCGAAGCCTACATCGCGCAGACCGATACCTACATTGAAAAGGATTCGTCGATCAACGAGGACGTGGAACGCTTGCGGCATTCGGCGACGTCGGCGTTGCTGTCGCGGCGTGACGTCGTCGTGGTCAGCTCGGTGTCCTGCATCTATGGCCTCGGCACCCCGCAGTCCTACTTGGATAGGTCGGTGGTGTTGCGCATAGACGAGGAGATCGACCGAGATCGTTTTCTCAGGCTGCTGGTGGATATTCAGTACGAGCGCAACGACTACGCCTTTAAGCGGGGCACCTTCCGGGTGAAGGGCGACACGGTCGATATCATCCCGGCGTACGAGGAGGTGGCGGTGCGCATCGAGTTCTTCGGCGATGACATCGACGCGCTCTACTACATTCACCCACTCACTGGCGAGGTCATCCGGCAGGTGGACGAGCTGCGTATTTTTCCGGCCACCCACTACGTCGCCAGTGAGGAACGCATGGCTAAGGCCATCGAGGCGATCAAGGAAGAGCTGGCGGAGCGGCTGGAAGATCTGGAGAATCGCGGTAAGCTGCTGGAGGCGCAGCGCTTGCGGATGCGCACAGAGTACGACATCGAGATGATCGAACAGGTGGGCTTCTGTTCGGGCATTGAGAATTATTCGCGGCACATGGACGGCCGCGAGGCGGGTTCCGCACCGGCGACCCTCATCGATTACTTCCCGGAGGATTTCCTCACCATCATCGACGAGTCCCACGTCACCGTGCCGCAGGTGGGTGGGATGTTCGAAGGGGACATGTCGCGCAAACGCAACCTCGTCGAGCACGGATTCCGGCTGCCGAGTGCGTTGGATAACCGCCCGCTGACCTTTGAAGAATTCGAGCAGCGCGTCGGCCAAACCGTGTATATGTCCGCTACGCCTGGCGATTACGAGTTGGCGGCAGCTGGCGGAGAGTTCGTCGAGCAGGTCATCCGGCCGACCGGGCTCGTCGATCCGAAGGTGGACGTTAGGCCCACGAAGGGCCAGATCGACGACCTCATCGATGAGATTCGCACGCGAACGGACAGAAACGAACGTGTCTTGGTGACGACGCTGACCAAGCGGATGGCCGAAGACCTCACCGATTACCTTCTCGAACACGGGGTGCGCGTGCGCTACCTGCACTCGGATATCGACACGCTCCAGCGCGTCGAACTGCTGCGGCAGCTCAGGCTGGGGGAGTACGACGTCCTGGTCGGCATCAACCTTCTGCGTGAGGGCCTCGACCTGCCCGAGGTGTCGCTGGTGGCTATCCTCGACGCCGATAAGGAGGGCTTCCTGCGCTCGACGAAGTCGCTCATCCAGACCATCGGCCGCGCGGCGCGCAACGTATCCGGCGAGGTCATCATGTATGCCGACAAGGTCACCGAATCGATGCAGTACGCCATCGAGGAGACGGAGCGACGACGGGAAAAGCAACTCGCCTATAACAAGGAGCACGGCATCGACCCGCAGCCGCTGCGCAAGAAGATCGCGGACATCCTCGACCAGGTGTACGACACCACCGACGACGGCCCCGCCAGTACACGAGCCAAGGGGGACGTCGCCGTCGTAGAGAAGCGGGATACCTCGTCGATGGCGGCCGATGAACTTGAAGGACTCATTGCGGACCTGACAGCCCAGATGCGAGCCGCCGCGCAGGAGCTCAAGTTCGAACTTGCCGGCCGGTTGCGCGACGAGATCATCGCGGTGAAGAAAGAGTTACGAGGTGTGAAAGAGGCAGGTATTTGA
- a CDS encoding universal stress protein: MYSYKTIVVGTDGSDTSLVAVRHAASMARVYDAALVLVCAYHGTTHTLLNSPNRDISALPVVSESRAEEYLTDAKVIAEEEGVTNIKLEARAATAVNALMHAVDDNDADALVIGNKGMNTITGRVFGNIPTEIARRAKVDVVLVNTQETRA, from the coding sequence GTGTACAGCTACAAGACCATCGTCGTCGGTACCGACGGTTCGGATACCTCCCTCGTCGCCGTTCGTCACGCCGCCTCCATGGCACGCGTCTACGACGCCGCGTTGGTGCTCGTCTGCGCCTACCACGGCACCACCCACACGCTTCTCAACTCCCCGAACCGGGATATCTCTGCTCTTCCGGTCGTCAGCGAGTCCCGTGCCGAGGAGTACCTCACCGACGCGAAGGTCATCGCCGAAGAAGAAGGCGTGACCAACATCAAGCTTGAGGCTCGCGCCGCCACCGCTGTCAACGCCCTCATGCACGCGGTCGACGATAACGACGCTGACGCGCTCGTCATCGGCAACAAGGGGATGAACACCATCACCGGTCGGGTCTTTGGCAACATTCCCACCGAGATCGCCCGCCGCGCCAAGGTTGACGTGGTTCTCGTTAACACTCAGGAGACCCGCGCCTAA
- the rpsA gene encoding 30S ribosomal protein S1, with protein sequence MPTSNTPQVAINDIGTAEDFLAAVDATIKYFNDGDIVTGSVVKVDHDEVLLDIGYKTEGVIPSRELSIKHDVDPDEVVEVGDEVDALVLTKEDKEGRLILSKKRAQYERAWGNIEELQEKDEPVTGTVIEVVKGGLILDIGLRGFLPASLVEMRRVRDLEPYIGQQLEAKIIELDKHRNNVVLSRRAWLEQTQSEVRSEFLHQLQKGQVRKGVVSSIVNFGAFVDLGGVDGLVHVSELSWKHIDHPSEVVTVGDEVTVEVLDVDLDRERVSLSLKATQEDPWRVFARTHAVGQIVPGKVTKLVPFGAFVRVEEGIEGLVHISELAQRHVDVPDQIVNVNEEVMVKVIDIDLDRRRISLSLKQADEDFSEEFDPSRYGMADSYDDQGNYIFPEGFDPETNEWMEGFDEQRTAWEARYAEAERRYQAHAAQIERHRAAAAEAAAAPANYSSDSEDAAPASEPVEQAGSLASDEQLAALREKLAGN encoded by the coding sequence ATGCCCACTTCTAACACCCCTCAGGTTGCCATCAACGACATTGGCACCGCTGAGGACTTCCTCGCCGCCGTCGACGCGACGATCAAGTACTTCAACGACGGTGACATCGTCACCGGCTCCGTTGTCAAGGTCGACCACGACGAGGTCCTGCTCGACATCGGTTACAAGACCGAGGGCGTCATCCCGTCCCGCGAGCTGTCCATCAAGCACGACGTTGACCCCGACGAGGTCGTCGAGGTCGGCGACGAGGTTGACGCTCTGGTCCTGACCAAGGAGGACAAGGAAGGCCGCCTCATCCTGTCCAAGAAGCGCGCCCAGTACGAGCGCGCCTGGGGCAACATCGAGGAGCTGCAGGAGAAGGACGAGCCGGTCACCGGCACCGTCATCGAGGTCGTCAAGGGCGGCCTGATCCTGGACATCGGCCTCCGCGGCTTCCTGCCCGCTTCCCTGGTCGAGATGCGTCGCGTCCGCGACCTGGAGCCGTACATCGGCCAGCAGCTCGAAGCCAAGATCATTGAGCTGGATAAGCACCGCAACAATGTGGTTCTTTCCCGCCGTGCGTGGCTCGAGCAGACCCAGTCCGAGGTCCGCTCCGAGTTCCTCCACCAGCTGCAGAAGGGCCAGGTCCGCAAGGGCGTCGTGTCCTCCATCGTCAACTTCGGCGCCTTCGTCGATCTCGGCGGTGTCGACGGCCTGGTTCACGTTTCCGAGCTGTCCTGGAAGCACATCGACCACCCGTCCGAGGTTGTCACCGTTGGCGATGAGGTCACCGTTGAGGTCCTCGACGTCGATCTCGACCGCGAGCGCGTGTCCCTGTCGCTGAAGGCCACCCAGGAAGATCCGTGGCGCGTCTTCGCCCGCACCCACGCCGTGGGTCAGATTGTTCCGGGCAAGGTCACCAAGCTTGTCCCGTTCGGCGCCTTCGTCCGCGTCGAAGAGGGCATCGAGGGCCTGGTTCACATCTCCGAGCTGGCCCAGCGCCACGTGGATGTCCCGGACCAGATCGTCAACGTCAACGAAGAGGTCATGGTCAAGGTCATCGACATCGACCTGGATCGCCGCCGCATCTCCCTGTCGCTCAAGCAGGCCGACGAGGACTTCTCCGAGGAATTCGATCCGTCCCGCTATGGCATGGCCGATTCCTACGACGATCAGGGCAACTACATCTTCCCGGAAGGCTTCGACCCGGAGACCAACGAGTGGATGGAAGGCTTCGACGAGCAGCGCACCGCGTGGGAGGCTCGTTACGCCGAGGCCGAGCGCCGCTACCAGGCACACGCCGCCCAGATCGAACGCCACCGCGCCGCGGCTGCCGAGGCTGCTGCCGCCCCGGCCAACTACTCCTCCGACTCTGAGGATGCTGCTCCGGCATCCGAGCCGGTCGAGCAGGCTGGTTCCCTGGCGTCCGACGAGCAGCTCGCCGCTCTGCGCGAGAAGCTGGCCGGTAACTAG
- a CDS encoding class I SAM-dependent methyltransferase: MGTSLPADHTSATAAAQAHRRHWDDDADRYHRDHAHYVDGFYWCPEMLDEAEARLLGDVRGARVLEIGCGSAGCARWLAQHSTARLVAGIDLSREMLRHAPATEAALVQGDALHLPFSDAKFDVAFSAFGALPFLPDATSALREIRRVLRPGAAFVFSVNHPMRWVFPDDPGPAGLTATYSYFDRVYEEHDASGQLTYSEYHRTFSDWITALTAAGFRLEGVVEPEWPAELTETWGQWSPLRGRLFPGTIIFRTRADGS, translated from the coding sequence ATGGGCACTTCCCTCCCAGCCGACCACACCAGCGCCACCGCGGCCGCGCAAGCACACCGGCGCCACTGGGACGACGACGCCGACCGCTATCACCGCGACCACGCCCACTACGTCGACGGATTCTACTGGTGCCCGGAAATGCTCGACGAGGCCGAGGCCCGGCTCCTCGGCGACGTGAGGGGTGCCCGCGTGCTGGAGATCGGCTGCGGATCTGCCGGTTGCGCTCGGTGGCTCGCCCAACACTCCACGGCACGGTTGGTCGCCGGGATCGACCTTTCCCGAGAAATGCTCCGACATGCTCCCGCCACGGAAGCCGCGCTGGTACAGGGCGACGCCCTTCATCTCCCCTTCTCCGACGCCAAGTTCGACGTCGCGTTCTCCGCCTTCGGGGCACTGCCCTTCTTGCCCGATGCCACCTCGGCACTCCGCGAAATCCGACGGGTCCTTCGCCCCGGCGCCGCCTTCGTCTTCTCCGTGAACCACCCGATGCGGTGGGTGTTTCCCGATGACCCCGGGCCAGCGGGGTTAACGGCCACCTACTCCTACTTCGACCGGGTCTATGAGGAGCACGACGCCTCCGGCCAGCTGACCTACTCCGAGTATCACCGGACCTTCTCCGATTGGATCACGGCGCTGACTGCCGCCGGTTTCCGCCTTGAGGGGGTCGTCGAACCCGAGTGGCCGGCGGAGCTCACCGAGACGTGGGGGCAGTGGTCACCGCTTCGAGGTCGGCTGTTTCCGGGCACGATCATCTTCCGCACCCGCGCGGACGGCTCCTAA
- the coaE gene encoding dephospho-CoA kinase produces the protein MKRIGLTGGIGSGKSTVAGLLGAAGLPIVDADKIARTVVEPGQPALGDLVDAFGEAILEPTGRLNRAELARRAFASTAGTQTLNAITHPRIRAEANRQFAEAEARGADAAVYDMPLLVELGADKEMDLVIVVDVAPEIRVARLVEHRGLDAEDARRRIAAQIDDAARRAAADIVIDNSGSLEDLTAQVDGVLARIAAL, from the coding sequence ATGAAGAGGATTGGACTCACAGGCGGAATCGGTAGTGGGAAATCGACCGTGGCCGGGCTCCTCGGTGCCGCGGGATTGCCCATCGTGGATGCGGACAAGATCGCGCGGACGGTCGTCGAACCGGGGCAGCCGGCCCTTGGCGACCTCGTCGACGCCTTCGGTGAGGCCATCCTGGAACCTACCGGACGGCTCAATCGGGCCGAGCTGGCCCGTCGAGCCTTCGCGTCGACGGCCGGTACGCAAACCCTCAACGCCATCACCCACCCGCGTATTAGGGCGGAAGCCAACCGGCAATTCGCCGAGGCGGAGGCGCGAGGCGCCGACGCCGCCGTTTACGACATGCCACTGCTCGTCGAACTGGGAGCGGATAAGGAAATGGACCTGGTCATCGTCGTCGATGTGGCCCCCGAGATTCGCGTGGCGCGACTCGTGGAACACCGAGGCCTGGACGCCGAGGATGCACGGCGTCGCATCGCCGCTCAGATCGACGACGCCGCCCGTCGAGCCGCAGCCGACATCGTCATCGACAACTCCGGATCGCTCGAGGATCTCACGGCCCAGGTCGACGGCGTGCTCGCCCGGATCGCGGCCCTCTAG